GGCGGCGCGGCCCTGCTCGAAGCGCGCGATGCGCAGCCCCTCGGCGTGCTCGACCTCGCCCGCGTCGGGCGCGAGCGTGCCGGCGAGCAACTCCAGCAGCGTCGTCTTGCCGCTGCCGTTGGGGCCGATGACGCCGATGCGCGTGCCAGGGCCGATGACGAGGTCGAGATCGCGAACCAGGAGCCGGCCGCCGAGTGACTTCGTGAGCCCGCGGGCGGCGACGAGCCGCCGCGTGCGCCGCTCGCTGCCCGCGAGCTCGATGCCGGCGGCCGCGGCGACGGAGGCGGTGCGCGTCCGGGCGTCGGCCAGCTCCTCGATGAGGCGGCCCGCCGCCTTGATCCGGCCCTGGGCCTTCGTGGACCGCGCCTTGGCGCCGCGGCGGAGCCAGGCGATCTCGCGCCGGACGGTGTTGGCGAGCGACTCCTGGTAGGCGGCCTGGCCGCGGAGGAGCTCGTCGCGCCGGGCCAGGAAGTCACTGTAGCGGCCATCGGCCTCGAAGAGGCCGCGCGGGTAGACGGGGCTCAGCTCGAGCATCCGCGTGGCGATGTGCTCGAGGAAGTAGCGGTCGTGGCTCACCACCAGGCAGGCGCGCGCCTCTACGGTGAGGACCTCTTCGAGCCACAGGATGCCGTCGACGTCGAGGTGGTTGGTGGGCTCGTCCATCAGGAGCACGTCGGGGGCGCCCGCCAGCTCGCGCGCGATGGCGAGGCGCTTCTGCCAGCCGC
Above is a genomic segment from Candidatus Methylomirabilota bacterium containing:
- a CDS encoding ATP-binding cassette domain-containing protein, with product MARTLLLGCESVSKAYGTRRLFDDLSFGLFEGERAGLVGPNGSGKSTLLRILAGLEPADRGARSLRGGIMLGYVPQDPVFPAGRTVLDVLASALEAVDEAERPGRLAQTLGRAGFADGRAAVDALSGGWQKRLAIARELAGAPDVLLMDEPTNHLDVDGILWLEEVLTVEARACLVVSHDRYFLEHIATRMLELSPVYPRGLFEADGRYSDFLARRDELLRGQAAYQESLANTVRREIAWLRRGAKARSTKAQGRIKAAGRLIEELADARTRTASVAAAAGIELAGSERRTRRLVAARGLTKSLGGRLLVRDLDLVIGPGTRIGVIGPNGSGKTTLLELLAGTLAPDAGEVEHAEGLRIARFEQGRAA